In Nicotiana tabacum cultivar K326 chromosome 10, ASM71507v2, whole genome shotgun sequence, the DNA window ttattggaatattttttcttttggagGTAGAAAGGGTCGGAAGGAATAGTATTCATCTAGATTTAAGATGGGGCACTTCTTAATGCTTAATAGACTTAGGCACGGCGAGAAGTAGTGATACCTGAAGCACTACCTAGAGAAAATTCAGTAAGACGCCGGACACAATCCTTGAGCGCCTGGAGCTCAGCTTCTTTCTCATGGAGTTTGGAATGAGTTTGGTGCAGCTCAGATGCCAGCTCCACAATCTGGCTTTCTTGTTGTTCAATTAGTAAATGACACAGCTTTTGATCCAGTTCCGATGGCAATACTCCACTGAATTGATAAGTTTCCGCATTGTGGTCATTGGCTAAGTTAAAGTTTTTCTCCAGAAATTCATCCTGTACAGCAAAAATCAACAGTTACAAATGAAAATTAGGTAATAAAGCGGAAATAGGTGCCTTAAGTTGGCAGGGAGTGTATTGTCTTTAATCTGTTGTCGCCATTTATCTGAACTCACCAAAAACTCAAAAGGACTACACACGAATACTCCTAATGATATAGGAAACGTACCAGCATTGCCATATACAGTTGCAATTAAATGCAAATAAGATATGTAGGCCATTATACGAATGATAAATCAACTTTAGATGTGTGACAGAAAAAATCCCATTTGATTTGCTGCAGTAGTTGCATGGATTAATCATAGGCCATGAGGGGATGTCCAACTATTTCTAGGTAGAAAATGGATgtattagttttgtcatttaagtCCAAACAACCTAACCTAAGAATAATTTCTAATTATTGTTTGCGCCTATGTGACTctattttattaaaattcataTCTCCTCTTAACAAGAATAAGATAATTAATTGAATGTTCATTTGGATTAACCAATTGCAAAGTTGGACCAGGGAAAATGATAACTTGGCACCAGTACCATATAAAATTGATCATAGAAAATAATAGTAAACTCATCTATTGTTACACATATAGGTTATAGCAGTAGGAATTTCCAATGACACCTCCTTGAAAATGGTTTCTAAAAAGGATAGATATTAACAATGAGACTAAGGCCTAACTGTTTGCACTTGATGGAGGTTTGAATCAAAATAGTTCAGACCTCAGACCATTTAGTGCactttggtttttctttaagaTTTAACCACTTAATAAGTCTAAATGACTCAGATCTTTCGAACAGAGTCTTAATATTATTAAGAGCCTATCCAAAGATTTTTGCAAATGATTTTTCACCACCGCTCTGTCTACAACCACCACTATCAGCCACCTCCACCACCGCTGCAACTGCCAACGGTGTTGCCAACTACCAACCACCAAGACCAGTCACTGTCACATCAATTATCTCCACCATTAATACTATCTCCCCTACCAACCACCACAACACCACCAACATTGCCAACCACTACCACCAACCACCTCCCCCATTGCACAACCATTGCCAGTTTGCCACTACACTGCCACTGACCAGCCACCAACTTACAACCTAATATTTTGTGgatataaaatttaaattattttatttgaattttatatttaggagtaataatttttaataataaataaattataaacatTATGATGTTGAGAAAACAAACAGTTCTAATCATTCAGTAATCAAATCTAAAGACAAAATCTTAATATTCAAATGTGAATTTAGATTCAGACATCTGAATGTTTTACTTAATCTTAAAAAAAGCAAACGGCTCATAAGTTACTTGATAAGTACAAAATATGGAGTACTCCTTTTGTATCAGTTTATCTGCCCCTATAACTATTTGGTGAGTCAAAATTACTCCCTTTGACTATGATTTTtcaaacatttttaaaaaaaatatggaaaTGAAATGTGACTTAGAATAATTTCTGAATATGACAAATTATATTCAAGAAATTAAAGAATAGCTGGCCTATTTCACACCGAAAATTAGACATTTCAACCATCTTACCCCAAACTCCATCACTCTTTCTGGATTGAGGGAGTAGTGTCCTTTTGCAAATAACAATTTAAATCACTTACATCCAGATGGAGCTTCAAAGATTTTTAGTAAAATTTGCTTCGAATGGACCCAACGAAAATGTACTCATTCACAAATATAGGTAGAAAATATTAAAACGGTTGAAAACTACGAAATTGTAGATTGAAAACACATAGAGAGGTTGAGTGGAGAGGACAAGAAGGAAACACTTATTTACTCTCCCGACAACGAAGAAAGAACAACAAATCAATATGGATTGAGAAAATACGAAGGTTAGACAAGACCATGTAGAGGAAATTTATTTCACATTGAACACACCTTACAAGGATCTCTTCCTCCACCCAAATCTGTACCTTCAGTAGCACACCATGGAAGCTTTTGTAATTCAGACTCAAGCTCTGCTTCCAGCTGATCCATTTCCATAACCTCAGGTTGCGGCTCTTCTGTAACGACACTGCTTGCACATTCACCTTCCTCAGCCACCTGGTGATCTACTGCTCTAAAAATATTCCTGTTTTCGGTGCCACTCTCCGGAAAAGCACGTATCGTGCATTCTCCATCATTCTTTTCATTTGTTTCAGCTTTATTTTTCGAAGCACGCAGGTCATGTGCAACTTTTCTCCTAGAAAGTTCGGCTTTTAATTCTTCTACAGCTTTTGCAGTTTCATTCATGGTAGAATTGAGCCTATTGATCTCAGATTTCCCAGCTGACATCATGCACACCATTCCAATTCCTAGTCCGTAACCGAAAAAGGAATTACCTGGAAACATAAAAACATATTAAGCAAAGGAATTAGGTTCGGCTACTTGGGGCAACTTAATATTAGAGAAGACTATTCACACAAACAAGACTATCAAAATAACAGGCACAAATGGCAAATTAGAAATAAACAGGTAGAACAAAATATTCAGTCACATCTTCGAGTTCGACCAATATGATAGGAGTTTGGTCGAGCCATGAGACGacaccaaccaactagagaaagTAAATATGATAGGAGTTTGGTCGAGCCATGTGACGacaccaaccaactagagaaagTAAACACAGTGACAGAAGACAGTATACCCAACTAGCAAAACAGCATCAGCATTGGGAGCATTGATCCAAATTTTATCTCAAAGATTGATGATGTCCTCAAATAGCATGACTAGATCAGACAGGTTAAGCTATACAATGCACCAAATCAGAAATAGAAATTAATCATGAAAAATTGGGAATGAACAAGCAACTTATAGCATAGAGTTATTGTTGAGGGACTAAATAAAATAAGAACCAATAATATAGAGTTTTTTTAACCCATATTATAGGCAAAAGTTAAAATAAAAGGTTATATGAAAATTTGTAACTAATTTGATCAATACAAGTTGAAACATTGCAATGCTTGTAGCGATATGGTTTTGCTCACAATATGAAAGCGCtaaaattttcggaatttttaACTTATTGAGATCCGGTATCTTACTGATTATCTCCACAATCAGGTTAAAAATTGTTTTGACTCTTTGTTTTAGCAGCAGTTGATCAGATACAAGCGGAGCCATTTGACCACGAAAAAGGTGTTCCATT includes these proteins:
- the LOC107818375 gene encoding uncharacterized protein LOC107818375 isoform X1; amino-acid sequence: MWPALVVAAAAGSGFLAKKIFNQNATEPTSGFTETNINCDKDSSFTSNHEINSKCDQPNDPEEGFKASFQHKDSSFACNLGCSIQEHSEGFSDGSIFRFSSASGSELGSRNLRKKNVEGSRKSNGNAMECKRNNGGKLGKKCGNVRGGEKELFRLDKRKSGNGNGKRFYVCLKKRRTNKVPSGKCDSCASKGNSFFGYGLGIGMVCMMSAGKSEINRLNSTMNETAKAVEELKAELSRRKVAHDLRASKNKAETNEKNDGECTIRAFPESGTENRNIFRAVDHQVAEEGECASSVVTEEPQPEVMEMDQLEAELESELQKLPWCATEGTDLGGGRDPCKDEFLEKNFNLANDHNAETYQFSGVLPSELDQKLCHLLIEQQESQIVELASELHQTHSKLHEKEAELQALKDCVRRLTEFSLGSASDEETDGKMEDEISGGGDQEKNIGPESRKSIVGMKRSMNLKY